A DNA window from Coffea arabica cultivar ET-39 chromosome 6c, Coffea Arabica ET-39 HiFi, whole genome shotgun sequence contains the following coding sequences:
- the LOC113691828 gene encoding putative ABC transporter B family member 8, with the protein MSSSSGSMEKRDITINGKNSIALIFRYADWQDLLLMFLGTIGAIGDGSSTNCLLLYVTHLFNSLGYGKTQLNHWNFMAVVEKCSLYFVYLGLAVMVVAFMEGYCWSKTSERQVLKIRYKYLEAVLRQEVGFFDSQEATTSEIIDSISKDTSLMQEVLSEKVPLFLMHSTSFISALGFSTYFSWRLALVAFPTMLLLIIPGLIYKKYLLFLSKKSSEEYSKANAIVGQALSSIKTVYSFTAERGIVQKYSSILDRTTKLGIKQGIAKGLAVGSTGLAFAIWALLAWYGSHLVMYKGESGGRIYAAGISFVMGGLSLGMALPEVKYFTEASVAVSRIFNRIDRIPEIDGDDTKGTQLDKVRGEVEFQHVQFTYPSRPDSLVLKDFNLKIEAGKTVALVGASGSGKSTAIALVQRFYDANSGVVRVDGVDIKSLQLKWLRSQMGLVSQEHALFATTIKENIMFAKHDATMNEVLTAATAANAHDFIRQLPDGYETKVGERGALLSGGQKQRIAIARAIIRNPVILLLDEATSALDSESETLVQNALDQASMGRTTLVVAHKLSTVRNADLIAVMSGGCVIEMGSHSELINKNGYYAKMAKFQRQFSAVDHEHHMEASVSSVAKSSGGRRSETRSPAIFASPLPVDNTPKSAPYPPPSFFRLLSMNAPEWKPGVIGSISAIAFGAVQPVYALTIGGMISAFFSPSHEEMQARIQTYATIFSSLCLVSMVVNLCQHYNFGYMGEHLTKRIRLRVLEKILTFEPAWFDEEKNSSGVLCSRLSTEASLVKSLVADRLSLLVQTTSAVTIAMIMGLIVAWKLALVMIAVQPLTILCFYTRRVLLSTITAKFVKAQYDSTQIAVEAVYNHRIVTSYGSIHKVLQIFDEAQDEARKEARKKSLLAGVGIGSAQGLTFMSWALDFWYGGRLINSGNISSGDVFKTFFILVSTGKVIAEAGSMTSDLAKGSAAVASIFAILDRKSLIPETDKAGDGYTETKVKKICGGIEMKKVEFAYPGRPEIRVLNGFSLGVKPGTSIGLVGKSGCGKSTVIALIQRFYDVTGGTVKVDQLDIRLLDIGWFRRQMALVSQEPVIYSGSIRDNIVFGKPDASENEVVDAARAANAHEFISSLINGYETECGERGVQLSGGQKQRIAIARAIIRNPTILLLDEATSALDLQSEQIVQEALDRIMVGRTTVVVAHRLNTIKNLDSVAFVSEGKVIEQGSYGQLKNKRGAFFNLLSLQKV; encoded by the exons ATGAGTTCTTCATCAGGCAGTATGGAGAAACGAGATATCACAATAAATGGGAAGAACTCTATAGCTCTCATTTTCAGATATGCTGATTGGCAAGACCTTTTGCTTATGTTCTTGGGAACCATTGGAGCCATTGGGGATGGATCGTCTACAAACTGCTTATTGCTCTATGTCACCCATCTATTTAATAGCTTGGGTTACGGTAAGACACAGTTGAACCATTGGAATTTCATGGCCGTGGTTGAAAAG TGCAGCTTATACTTTGTCTACTTGGGATTAGCAGTTATGGTTGTTGCTTTTATGG AAGGTTACTGTTGGAGCAAAACCAGCGAGCGGCAAGTCCTCAAAATCCGTTACAAGTATCTAGAAGCTGTTCTTAGACAAGAAGTTGGGTTTTTTGATTCACAGGAAGCGACCACTTCAGAAATTATTGATAGCATTTCTAAAGACACTTCTCTCATGCAAGAAGTCCTGAGTGAAAAG GTACCGTTATTTCTGATGCACTCGACATCATTTATATCTGCACTCGGTTTTTCTACCTACTTTTCATGGAGGTTGGCTTTGGTGGCCTTTCCAACAATGCTACTCTTAATTATCCCTGGATTGATCTACAAAAAGTACCTCCTATTTCTATCCAAGAAGTCCTCTGAGGAATACAGCAAAGCAAATGCCATTGTGGGGCAGGCTCTTAGTTCCATTAAAACTGTGTATTCGTTCACCGCGGAGAGAGGGATTGTACAAAAGTATTCATCAATCTTGGATCGTACCACGAAGCTGGGAATAAAGCAAGGGATTGCAAAAGGTCTTGCTGTTGGAAGTACGGGGCTTGCTTTTGCAATTTGGGCTTTGCTTGCTTGGTATGGGAGTCATCTGGTTATGTACAAAGGAGAAAGTGGAGGAAGAATTTATGCAGCTGGGATTTCCTTCGTCATGGGTGGACT ATCCCTCGGAATGGCCTTACCAGAGGTGAAGTACTTCACAGAAGCTTCTGTTGCAGTCTCTAGAATTTTTAACAGAATTGATCGGATCCCAGAAATCGATGGTGATGATACAAAGGGGACTCAGCTAGATAAAGTAAGAGGTGAAGTTGAATTTCAGCATGTCCAATTCACTTATCCTTCCCGGCCTGACTCGCTTGTGCTCAAAGACTTCAATCTTAAGATTGAAGCGGGGAAGACCGTGGCTCTTGTTGGCGCAAGTGGAAGTGGAAAATCCACTGCCATTGCATTGGTTCAACGTTTTTATGATGCGAACAGTGGAGTTGTTCGCGTTGATGGCGTAGACATAAAATCTTTACAGCTAAAATGGTTGAGATCACAGATGGGTTTAGTTAGTCAAGAACATGCACTATTTGCGACAACAATAAAGGAGAACATCATGTTTGCCAAGCATGATGCGACCATGAATGAAGTACTAACTGCAGCAACGGCAGCAAATGCCCATGATTTCATAAGGCAACTTCCTGATGGATATGAGACTAAG GTTGGTGAACGAGGAGCACTTCTGTCTGGTGGGCAAAAGCAGCGAATTGCCATTGCCAGAGCCATCATAAGAAATCCTgtgattcttcttcttgacgAGGCTACAAGTGCACTTGACTCGGAATCGGAGACACTTGTTCAAAATGCACTAGATCAAGCCTCCATGGGAAGAACTACGCTG GTAGTCGCCCACAAACTCTCAACTGTAAGAAATGCAGACTTAATAGCCGTTATGAGTGGTGGTTGTGTCATTGAAATGGGATCGCACAGTGAACTGATTAACAAGAACGGATACTACGCAAAGATGGCAAAATTCCAAAGACAATTTAGTGCTGTTGATCATGAGCATCATATGGAAGCTTCTGTCTCTTCAGTTGCAAAAAGCAGTGGTGGCAGGAGAAGCGAAACAAGAAGCCCAGCTATTTTTGCCTCACCCTTGCCCGTAGACAACACCCCTAAATCTGCACCTTATCCTCCCCCTTCATTTTTTCGATTACTTTCCATGAACGCACCTGAATGGAAACCAGGAGTTATTGGAAGCATCTCAGCAATAGCTTTTGGAGCAGTGCAACCTGTCTATGCACTAACTATTGGTGGCATGATCTCAGCTTTCTTCTCACCAAGTCATGAAGAAATGCAAGCTCGAATACAGACTTATGCTACAATTTTTAGTTCACTTTGCCTTGTCTCCATGGTTGTGAATCTCTGTCAACATTACAATTTTGGTTACATGGGTGAACATCTGACCAAAAGAATCAGATTGAGAGTGCTTGAGAAAATTTTAACCTTTGAACCAGCTTGGTTTGATGAAGAAAAGAATTCAAGTGGAGTCTTATGTTCGAGATTGAGTACTGAAGCATCCTTAGTTAAGTCTCTTGTTGCTGATAGGCTTTCTCTCTTGGTTCAAACAACTTCAGCTGTAACCATTGCAATGATCATGGGGCTAATTGTGGCTTGGAAGCTTGCCCTTGTTATGATTGCTGTCCAGCCACTCACAATTCTATGCTTTTATACACGACGGGTATTGTTATCTACCATCACAGCTAAATTCGTTAAGGCTCAGTATGATAGCACTCAGATTGCTGTAGAAGCAGTTTACAATCATAGAATTGTGACCTCATATGGAAGCATACATAAAGTTCTTCAGATTTTTGACGAAGCTCAGGATGAGGCAAGGAAAGAGGCCCGAAAGAAATCCTTGCTTGCTGGAGTTGGGATAGGATCAGCTCAAGGTCTTACTTTCATGAGCTGGGCTCTTGACTTTTGGTATGGTGGAAGACTAATCAATTCTGGGAACATATCATCTGGGGATGTTTTCAAAACTTTCTTCATATTGGTTAGTACTGGCAAAGTTATAGCTGAAGCTGGGAGCATGACTTCTGATCTAGCCAAGGGATCAGCAGCTGTTGCATCTATCTTTGCCATTCTTGACCGCAAATCTCTGATTCCAGAAACTGACAAA GCCGGTGATGGCTACACAGAAACCAAGGTAAAGAAAATATGCGGTGGCATAGAGATGAAAAAGGTTGAATTTGCATATCCGGGCCGGCCTGAGATCCGAGTATTAAATGGCTTTAGCTTGGGTGTGAAACCAGGAACAAGCATTGGTCTTGTTGGAAAAAGTGGTTGTGGAAAGTCAACAGTTATTGCTTTGATCCAAAGATTCTACGATGTCACCGGAGGAACAGTTAAGGTGGATCAGCTGGATATAAGGTTGCTTGACATTGGGTGGTTCAGAAGGCAAATGGCACTCGTAAGCCAAGAGCCGGTGATATATTCAGGTAGCATCCGTGATAACATAGTCTTCGGGAAGCCTGATGCATCAGAAAATGAGGTGGTGGATGCTGCTAGAGCAGCCAATGCTCATGAATTTATCTC ATCCCTGATAAATGGGTATGAAACCGAATGTGGAGAAAGAGGAGTGCAATTATCTGGAGGGCAGAAACAGAGAATTGCAATTGCTAGAGCCATAATTAGGAATCCAACCATACTACTGCTAGATGAGGCAACCAGTGCTCTCGACTTGCAATCTGAGCAAATTGTACAGGAAGCATTGGATCGAATAATGGTGGGAAGGACAACAGTTGTGGTGGCACATAGGCTCAACACAATCAAGAACTTAGACTCAGTTGCCTTCGTTTCTGAGGGAAAAGTGATTGAGCAGGGCAGCTATGGTCAGCTCAAGAACAAGCGTGGTGCCTTTTTCAATCTTCTCAGCCTTCAGAAAGTATAG